The following are encoded in a window of Phaseolus vulgaris cultivar G19833 chromosome 3, P. vulgaris v2.0, whole genome shotgun sequence genomic DNA:
- the LOC137807250 gene encoding glycosyltransferase BC10-like isoform X2 yields MLKRFAGGENCDAFALMKTEKGWRLGSMGDMQILPGSRHRPPMKKPMWIIILVLFVCVFLICAYIYPPKGNSACYVFSSRGCKGFVDWLPPMPAREYTDEEIASRVVIKDILNSPAIVTRKSKVAFMFLSPGSLPFEKLWDKFFQGHEGKFSVYVHASKTKPVHVSRYFVNRDVRSDQVIWGKISMVDAERRLLANALQDPDNQQFVLLSDSCVPLYHFDYIYNYLMHTNISFVDCFKDPGPHGNGRYSDHMLPEVEVKDFRKGAQWFAMKRQHAIIVMADSLYYSKFRSYCQPGLDGRNCIADEHYLPTFFQMVDPGGIANWSLTHVDWSERKWHPKSYRAQDVTYELLKNITSIDVSVHVTSDEKKEVQSWPCLWNGIQKPCYLFARKFTPETLDNLLHLFSNYSAP; encoded by the exons ATGTTAAAGAGATTTGCTGGAGGTGAAAACTGTGATGCATTTGCATTGATGAAGACAGAAAAAGGTTGGCGTTTAGGCAGCATGGGTGATATGCAAATACTGCCTGGTTCTCGCCACCGTCCTCCCATGAAGAAGCCCATGTGGATTATTATCTTGGTGTTGTTTGTGTGTGTCTTTCTAATCTGCGCTTATATCTACCCACCAAAAGGCAATTCGGCCTGCTATGTTTTTTCTTCCAGAGGGTGCAAGGGTTTTGTTGATTGGCTTCCACCTATGCCTGCAAGAGAATACACCGATGAGGAGATTGCGTCACGTGTTGTGATTAAGGATATTTTGAACTCACCGGCAATTGttacaagaaaatcaaaagTTGCCTTCATGTTTTTGTCACCTGGCTCTCTGCCATTCGAAAAATTGTGGGACAAGTTTTTCCAA GGTCACGAAGGAAAGTTCTCTGTTTATGTGC aTGCGTCCAAGACAAAGCCAGTTCATGTGAGTCGATATTTTGTTAATCGGGATGTACGCAGTGACCAG GTGATTTGGGGTAAAATTTCTATGGTTGATGCAGAGAGGCGGCTATTAGCAAATGCCCTTCAAGATCCTGACAACCAGCAATTTGTTCTACTGTCTGATAG CTGTGTGCCTCTGTATCATTTTGATTATATTTACAACTATCTGATGCATACAAATATCAGCTTTGTTGACTG CTTTAAGGATCCCGGTCCTCATGGAAATGGCAGGTATTCAGATCACATGCTTCCTGAAGTTGAGGTGAAGGACTTTAGAAAGGGTGCACAG TGGTTTGCTATGAAACGGCAGCATGCAATTATAGTGATGGCCGATAGCCTGTATTATTCAAAATTCCGGTCTTACTGCCAG CCCGGTTTGGACGGTCGGAATTGCATTGCTGATGAGCattacttgccaaccttcttccaG ATGGTTGATCCTGGTGGAATTGCAAACTGGTCATTAACTCATGTTGACTGGTCTGAGAGAAAATGGCACCCAAAATCTTATAGGGCTCAGGATGTAACTTACGAACTTTTGAAGAATATCACG TCCATCGACGTCAGCGTGCACGTAACCAGTGATGAGAAG AAAGAAGTGCAAAGCTGGCCTTGCTTATGGAACGGGATTCAGAAGCCATGCTACTTATTTGCTAGGAAATTCACTCCTGAAACACTGGATAATTTGTTGCATCTATTTTCCAATTATTCAGCACCATGA
- the LOC137807250 gene encoding glycosyltransferase BC10-like isoform X1: MLKRFAGGENCDAFALMKTEKGWRLGSMGDMQILPGSRHRPPMKKPMWIIILVLFVCVFLICAYIYPPKGNSACYVFSSRGCKGFVDWLPPMPAREYTDEEIASRVVIKDILNSPAIVTRKSKVAFMFLSPGSLPFEKLWDKFFQGHEGKFSVYVHASKTKPVHVSRYFVNRDVRSDQVIWGKISMVDAERRLLANALQDPDNQQFVLLSDSCVPLYHFDYIYNYLMHTNISFVDCFKDPGPHGNGRYSDHMLPEVEVKDFRKGAQWFAMKRQHAIIVMADSLYYSKFRSYCQPGLDGRNCIADEHYLPTFFQMVDPGGIANWSLTHVDWSERKWHPKSYRAQDVTYELLKNITSIDVSVHVTSDEKKEVQSWPCLWNGIQKPCYLFARKFTPETLDNLLHLFSNYSAP; encoded by the exons ATGTTAAAGAGATTTGCTGGAGGTGAAAACTGTGATGCATTTGCATTGATGAAGACAGAAAAAGGTTGGCGTTTAGGCAGCATGGGTGATATGCAAATACTGCCTGGTTCTCGCCACCGTCCTCCCATGAAGAAGCCCATGTGGATTATTATCTTGGTGTTGTTTGTGTGTGTCTTTCTAATCTGCGCTTATATCTACCCACCAAAAGGCAATTCGGCCTGCTATGTTTTTTCTTCCAGAGGGTGCAAGGGTTTTGTTGATTGGCTTCCACCTATGCCTGCAAGAGAATACACCGATGAGGAGATTGCGTCACGTGTTGTGATTAAGGATATTTTGAACTCACCGGCAATTGttacaagaaaatcaaaagTTGCCTTCATGTTTTTGTCACCTGGCTCTCTGCCATTCGAAAAATTGTGGGACAAGTTTTTCCAA GGTCACGAAGGAAAGTTCTCTGTTTATGTGCATgc GTCCAAGACAAAGCCAGTTCATGTGAGTCGATATTTTGTTAATCGGGATGTACGCAGTGACCAG GTGATTTGGGGTAAAATTTCTATGGTTGATGCAGAGAGGCGGCTATTAGCAAATGCCCTTCAAGATCCTGACAACCAGCAATTTGTTCTACTGTCTGATAG CTGTGTGCCTCTGTATCATTTTGATTATATTTACAACTATCTGATGCATACAAATATCAGCTTTGTTGACTG CTTTAAGGATCCCGGTCCTCATGGAAATGGCAGGTATTCAGATCACATGCTTCCTGAAGTTGAGGTGAAGGACTTTAGAAAGGGTGCACAG TGGTTTGCTATGAAACGGCAGCATGCAATTATAGTGATGGCCGATAGCCTGTATTATTCAAAATTCCGGTCTTACTGCCAG CCCGGTTTGGACGGTCGGAATTGCATTGCTGATGAGCattacttgccaaccttcttccaG ATGGTTGATCCTGGTGGAATTGCAAACTGGTCATTAACTCATGTTGACTGGTCTGAGAGAAAATGGCACCCAAAATCTTATAGGGCTCAGGATGTAACTTACGAACTTTTGAAGAATATCACG TCCATCGACGTCAGCGTGCACGTAACCAGTGATGAGAAG AAAGAAGTGCAAAGCTGGCCTTGCTTATGGAACGGGATTCAGAAGCCATGCTACTTATTTGCTAGGAAATTCACTCCTGAAACACTGGATAATTTGTTGCATCTATTTTCCAATTATTCAGCACCATGA